Within the Deltaproteobacteria bacterium genome, the region CGGCCACGACCTCCCGGACCTGGGGCACCATGTCCGCCGGAGGCGGCGGGATCTCGGGCTCGGGGGCCTCGGGCTCGGGCTGCACGGGCCGGTAGTCGATCCCCCACTTCTCCAGCGCCGCCAGGATCCCGGAGTCCGTGGGCGCCGCGTCGGCGGCCTTCTTCAGGCGCTCGGTGCCCACGTCCATCTCCCCCTCCTCGAGGAGGATCAGACCAAGCATGCGGTTCGCCTCGGCCGCGGCGTCGTCGATCTCCAGCGCGCCCTCGAGCTCGGTCTTGGCCTTGCGGTCCTTGCCCTGGGCCGCGTAGACGCGAGCGAGGAGCACCCGGGCCGAGGGATCCTCGGGGTTGGCCTTCACGCCCTTCTTGCAGACGACCATCGCCTCCATGAAACGCTCGAGCGAGAGGTAGGCCTCGGCGAGGGGTCGATAGGCGTTCCCGGCCGGATCGGCGGCGAAGGCGCTCTCCAGCGCCGCGAGATCCTGTGGGGAAGGAGCTGCGGTTTCGGTTGCCATGCTCGTTGTGTTCCCTGGGGACATCGGGGCCAACCTTGGAATCGAGGTCGGCCAAGCCCCTAAAACAAGGTCAATAACAGTGAGGGGGAACGAGTGTCAAAACTCCCCTGGCCCCTTTTCGCCCCCCTCCCCCCCCGGAGGGAATGCCCCCGCTCGCCACGAGGTTCTTGACGGCAGATGAGCACCGCCCTAATCTCCCGCGCCTTCCCGATATGGGGGTGTAGCTCAGCTGGGAGAGCGTCGCGTTCGCAATGCGAAGGTCGTCGGTTCGAGCCCGATCACCTCCACCAAAGGGCGAGTCCGCCGGATGACGGCGGGCTCGCCCTTCTTTCTTGCGGCCGCCGGATCCCCGGGCCAGGCTCCCCGTTGGTAGAGTGAAGCAAGGAGGTAGCCCACGATGTTCGGACTCTTCAGAGCCCTCGGTTCGGCCGTGATCATCGGCGTCGGCGTGAAGGCCGGCGGCGACCTCTACGCCGCGGTGCGGCGCCGCTTCGTGGACGAGGAGGCGGCCGGCGCCGAGGAGGACACCTCACCAGTCGACGAGATCCTGGCCTCCGAGGACGACGACGAGACCCGGGAGGCGCTCCTCAAGGAGGAGCGGGCCCGGATCAACAAGGAGCTCGATCGGATCCGCCGCAGCCGCCAGGGCCGCTAGCGGTCCTCTCCGGCCAGGTGGAGCAGCAGGCGGTGGGCGCCCAGCTCGGTCTTGGCGTCCTGAAGCTCGCCGCGCTGGCTGCGGGCCTGGACCTCGGCGAGGGGGATCCAGGTGATCCTCCCGCCCTCCTCCATCGGCGACCCGTCGCCCTCGGGTAGCTCCCGGGGCCGGCCGGTGACCTCGACGGCCGTGAGGTGCACCTTCTCCGAGAGGGTGCCCGGGACCAGATAGAAGGGGGCGCCCAGGTGGACGATCTCCTCCGGCGCCACCCGGAAGCCCGCCTCCTCGAGCACCTCGATCGCCGCCCGGCGCCGCACTCCCTCGAGGCCCCGATCCTCGGCCTCGAGGATCCCCGCGACGATCTCCTGCACGAAGAGGCCCGCCTCGCCCTCGGGCACCGGGGGCTCTCGGTCCTTGCGGAAGAAGGCCCCCGGGCGGAGGCAGTCGCGCAGGAGCAGCTCGGGCCCCGCCGCCCCCCGACGCCAGACGAGGACGCCGACCGCGTCGAGGTGCTCACGATCGACGAGGTCCACCGGGAAGGGCTCCGACCGGCTGCCGTCCTCGCGGCGGCTCCGGCAGATCAGCCGCTTCACTCGCAGGAAGCCCTCGTCGCATCGAGCCTCGGCGGTCCGATCCTGCACCACCTCGAGGGCGACGGGCCGGGGGGCTTCCGGGCGGGGATCCGTGGGCATTTTCTCCGGTCCTTTCAGGGGTTTCACGGCGGTTCGGGCCTTCCATTGACGACGGCGCCGCCCCCCCCCTATTGTCCGCGCGTTCGGCGCCGCGGGCGAGGGGCACGCGGTCGTAAGTGCCCCAAGCGGGGGCCCGCTGGCAACGGCAGTCATCACCGACGCCGGACACTCTTCATTCCAAACACCCCCGAGGTCTCGATCATGCGCGGTTCGATCCTGTCTTCTCTCGTCCTCTCGGCCTTCCTGCTCACCCTGGTGGGCTCGGCGGGCTGCCCCTTCGTCCGTGACAACGACACCGACGGCGGCTCCACCACCGACGGTGGCGGCGACGGCGGCGGCGGCACCATCGAGGGCCCCTCGGCCCCCGGCAGCTGCGACGACGGGCTCGACAACGACGGTGACACCTTCTTCGACTGCGACGACATCGGCTGCGCCGACGACACCGCCTGCACCGCGCCCCCGACCCTCACCATCTACGACGTGCGGGATCCCTCCAGCAACTTCTACCCGGGCATCGGTGATCCGGTGGCGGTGGACGGCGTGATCGTGACGGCCGTCGACGCCCGCACCCGCAGCGGCGTCACCTTCTACGACGTCTGGGTGCAGGAGAAGGCCGGCGGCCCCTTCAGCGGCGTGATGCTCTTCGGCCTCGACACCCCCCTCGCTCGCGGTGACGAGGTGAACTTCCGCGGCACCATGGACGTGTACTTCGACCTCACCGAGATCACCGACTGCACCGCCACCGTCGTGGCCAGCGGTCAGCCGATCCCCGCCCCCGAGGTCCTCGACGCGTCCGTCCTGGCCACCGCCAGCGCCGAGTCCGAGCAGTGGGAGTCCGTGCTCGTCGAGGTGCGGGGCGTGAGCGTGACCGAGACCCCGGTGCTGGGCACCGACGGCAACGATCACGGCGACTTCCGCGTCACCGGCGACCTCCTCGTCGGCAACCTCTTCTACCACGACTACACCGGCATGCGGACGCAGGGTGACAGCTTCCAGTCCCTCGTCGGCATCATGAACTTCAGCTACGACGAGCGCCGCCTGCAGCCTCGCGACAACGACGACATCACCTTCACCGACGGCACCCACCCGGGTCCGGTGACCCTGACGATCTACGACATCCAGAATCCGAACTCCGCCAACTACCCCGGCGATGGGGCCGCGGTGGGCCTCTCCGGCGTGGTGGTCTCCGGCAAGTCCGCTCCGGACGCCAACGGTCGGGTGAACTTCGTGGTGCAGGAGGTCGCGGGTGGCCCCAACTCGGGCATCTACGTCTACAACCGGGCCAACGCCGACATGTCCGCCATCGCCGTGGGCGATCTGGTCGACCTCTCGGGCAACTACACCGAGTTCGCCTTCAACGGCGACACCGACACCGTCTCCGAGATCACCCTGAACACCATCACCAAGACCGGCACCGGCACCGCGCCCACGCCCGAGGTGCTCACCGCCGCCGAGCTGGCCAACGCTGCCACCGCCGAGCGCTGGGAGGGCGTCCTGGTGGAGATCGGTGCGACCACCTGCACCGTCGCCTCCAACCAGTACGGCGAGTTCCAGGTCACCGGCGGCCTGAAGGTCGACGACATGTTCATGGGCTCCGACCTCGGGCCCCACTCGGTGGGCGACACCTTCGATCGCCTCGCCGGCTTCCTCCACTACGCCTTCGGCTACGCGCTGGTGCCTCGCGACGCCAACGACATCACCATCGGCACCGTGGTCGGCCCGACCGTGCTGCCCATCACCTCCATCCAGGACACCACGGCCGTCGACTTCCCCGGCGAGAACGCCTACGTCCGCGTCGTCGACGCCGTGGTCACCGCGGTCGTCCCCCGCAACAGTGGCGGCGTCTACGGTTTCTACATCCAGCAGGGAACCGGGGCCTACACGGGCATCTACGTCTACGTGCCCGCCGCCCAGGATCCGGGTTCGCTGAACGTCGGCGATCAGGTCACCGTGGAGGGCACCTACACCGAGTACAACGGCATGTCCGAACTCACGGTCTCCAGCCTGACCGTCACCGGCACCGCCGCCGTGCCGGCGCCCGAGGCGATCACCGATCCCGGCACCTTCCTCGGCAACACCGGCGAGCCCTGGGAGGGCGTCCTGGTGACCGTGGACAAGGGCGCCTCCAAGATGGTCGTCGATGCCGCCCCCGACACCTACAACGAGTGGACCGTCGACTCCGGCGTCATGGCCGTCGACGACTCGATGTACTTCTACCAGGCCACCGCGGGTGAGCAGATCCAGACCATCACCGGCGTCGTCGACTGGGCGTTCAGCCACTACCGGATCCAGCCCCGGCAGGCCTCCGACATCACGCCCTAGGGCGCACCGCATCTTCTCTTCAGCAAGAAAGAAGCTCCATGAACCGCACCATGCTCTGGGCGGCCGTGCTGGCCCTGACCGGCACCGGCTGCCTCATCAAGCAGGAGCAGCCGGCGCTGGAGGATCAGGACGTCGCCCTGACCATCCTCCACACCTCGGACATCCACTCCCGGCTCCTCCCCTACGATCTGCAGCCCCTCACGACCGACCGTAACCTCGGCCTCGCCGAGCAGGCCCCCCCCTACGGCGGGATCGGCCGGCTCTCGGCGCTGCTGAAGCGGGAGCGAGCCAAGAGCTACCGGGCCATCCACCTGGACTCGGGTGACTGCTTCCAGGGCGCGCCGATCTTCAACGAGAACCTCGGTGAGGTGGAGATCCGCTGGCTCTCGCAGGTCCACGCCGACGGCGTGGTCATCGGGAACCACGAGTTCGACGCGGGCGCCTGGAACCTCTACTACCAGGCGGCCGCCCACGCGACCTACCCCCTGCTGGCCGCGAACTACGACTTCCGCGATCCGCAGAAGGAGGGCGTGGTGCCCCTGGGTGAGGTCTCCCAGCCCTACACCATCATCAACGCCCGGGGTCTGAAGGTGGCGGTCATCGGCATGGCCAACATCTCCTCGCTCAACTCCATCGTGGCCGAGGGGAACTCCACCGGCGCCATGCCGCTGGAGCAGAACGAGGCCCTGCGCGGCTGGGTCGACTTCCTCCTGCCCCAGGTCGACGTCATCACGGTCACCAGCCACCTCGGCCTGCACGAGGACGTCGAGCTGGTCACCGGCTACGAGCGCACCTTCGCCCACGAGGAGGCCCGCCTCTTCGTGCAGCGCGAGGATCAGCCCTGGCACCTGGTCGAGGACCTGGGCGACGGCACGGGCACCTACTTCATCCCCGGCGTGCGCGGCCTGGACGTGATCATGGGCGGTCACCTCCACGTCGTCCTCTCGCCCCCGCAGGTCATCGTCGACCTCGACGGCCGCGAGGTCGTGCTGGCGCACTCCGGCGCCTTCGCCAAGTACCTCGGGCGCCTCGACCTGGTGCTGCGCACCGATCCGGACCACCCGGAGCGGGGCCACGAGGTGGCGGCCCACACCTACAAGGCCTTCCCCCTCGACGGCATCTGGTGCCTCGAGGATCGCCCGGCCTACAACCCCCTCGATCCGGGCCCCTACCTCGAGATGATCGAGAACTTCGCGCCGCAGTGCGCGAGGCGGGAGGACGCCCAGACCAACCGGATGCTCGCCCCCTACATCCTGGGGCTGAACAACTCCCTCGACCTGCCCGCGATCTTCGCCTACGCGCCGCGGGTCATCCAGCGCCGAAACTCGTCGTCCGGCGGTGACGCCCCGCTGGGCAACCTCACCGCCGACGCCATGCGGCGGCGCAAGCGGGTCGACGCCGAGATCGCCATCACCAACACCCTCGGCATCCGCGACGCCATCTACGCCGGGCCGGTGAACGTGGAGACGATGTTCAACGTCTTCCCCTTCGAGAACACCATCACCGTCATGTACCTCTCCGGCACCGAGGTGCAGGAGCTCCTCGACTACGTCGGCTCCCGCTCCGCCGGCCGGGGCTGCCAGTCCCAGGCCCAGATCGCCGGCGTGCGCTTCGTGATGGACTGCGGGCAGGTGCTGGCCAACGAGCACGAGTACGAGTGCCAGCAGCCCTCCGACTGCCCCAACTTCGACCCCACCGACACCGACGGCATCCCCTGGCAGTGCGTGGACAACCGCTGCTGGGCCCACTCGGCCAAGGACATCATGATCAACGGGCAGCCGCTGCAGGAGAGCTACTCCTACAAGATGGCGACCAACAACTACATCGCCCAGGGCGGCTCGGGCTTCCGCATGCTGAAGCGGAACACCACCCAGTTCGACACCGGCATCTCCCTGCGCGACGGCCTCGTCGAGAAGATGCGGAACTTCTGCACCTGCAACGAGCTGCTCGCGGCCGTCGCGGCCAGCCCCGACGGGACCGTGGAGCGCTGCAACGGCCAGGTCGTGGACCTGGTGGCCATCCGGACCTGTGAGGCCATCCGGGACGCACCGGAGGCCGCCAGCGCGGGCAAGTGCAGCTGCGGGGAGGTCCAGGAGGCCCTGAACGCGGGCGTCCGCGACAACCAGAACTGCGGGCACATCACCGACTCCATGAAGGCCTTCTGCGAGGCGCCACTCTCGGTGCCCGTGCTGGTCGGAGTCGAGGACGGACGCATCGAGCGCCGGGTCATCGACCGGTCGCTCCAGTGAGAGGCATCGACATGTACCGCAAGACCCTCATCGCCCTGGCGGGCCTGGCCCTGCTCGGCAGCGCCGGCTGCGTCGAGGAGCGCAAGCTCACCGAGACCGTCAGCAGCTTCCAGGTGGAGCTCGATCAGGTGTACGGCACCGCCGAGATCCCCCTGGCCTTCCCGGACGCGCCGATGCCGGTCCAGGTGACCGTCACCGCGCTCTCGAACACCGGCGGGCCCTTCAAGGGGCTCGACTTCCCGGTCACCCTCTACACGGCGCCGGGCAAGGCCCAGACCGTGGACGGCCTCACCCTGGTGCAGGCCGACCTGGTCGACGGCAAGGGGCAGGCCGACCTCACCCTCCAGGCGGTCTACGGACGCACCCACGTCTGCGCGAAGGACAACCTGCGGGGCGAGGACTCGACCTACGCCATCGGCTGCACCCCCACCCTCTACTTCGACATGCCCCGCATCGATCAGGTGCAGGTGACCACCGACGCCACGACCAGCCCCCTGCTGGGCGGCTTCATCGAGGTGCGCAGCGGCGACCTGATCGTCACCGGCATCCTGGCCGAGGGCTTCTACGTCACCGACCTCGAGGCCCCGGCCCCGGCCGGCGGCCTCCCGGGCGACTTCGGCTCCCTCTTCATCTACTCCTTCTCCTTCCCCGAGGGGGTCGTCATCGGTGACCGCCTCTCCTCGGTGATCGGGACCGTGCAGGAGTTCACCGGCTCGACCCAGCTGACCTTCCCCTCCTGGACCCGGAAGGAGGTCCCGACGGACCGCTGCTCCGTGCCCTGGATGGCCGGCACCAACACCGACTGCCCGACCGCGCCGATCCCGGTGGTGCTGGACGACGTCATCTGCGACGCCGGCCCCGCGCCGGTCCCCGTGCCGGCGGGAACGAACAGCACCACCTACCTCTGCGGTCACGCCACCGACAACATCCTCATCGAGAGCCTCGAGGCGGCGGTGGTGCAGGCTCAGAACGTCGTGACGCCCACCAACTTCGTCGACTGCGACTACAACCTCGACGGAGACGTGGCCAACTTCGACGCCTCCTGCGGCTTCGACACCGACTGGGTCGCCTGCGAGGCGGCCGTGAAGGCCGGCACCGCCACCGGGCAAGAGCGGGCCTGCTGCGAGATCGCTTGCAAGTCGGCCTGCAACCTCGACATGACCTGCTCCGAGGCCTCGAGCCTGACCACCTACGGTCAGTGGTCGGGCGCCATGAACGGCGGCGCCGGTCCGAAGGTCAACTTCCTCACTCAGCAGGGCTTCCCCGAGCTCGATCTCCTCAAGCCCGAGTACCAGGGCATCGCCCTCGACATCGCCGGAACCCTGCGCCACTCCCTCCCCGCCCGTCCGCGGTGGGTGGTGGTGGCCCGCAGCGCCCAGGACGTCGTCTTCCGACCCTGATCCGGCCCCTCCCTTCTACGAATCCACTTCCAAACGAAGCCAAACGAACGACGACATCGATCATGAACGCACTGCGAATCCTCCCCCTCGCTTCCCTGCTCCTCTTCCCCTCCCTCGCGCTCGCTCAGGGCGAGGCCGAGGCCACCGAGGCCACCGAGACCACCGAGAACGCCACCGCCGAGGAGGCCCCCGCCGCCGAACCCGAGAAGACCGAGGTCCGGGTGAAGCTCGAGCGCGCCGGTGAGCCCGAGGTCACCGTCACCGACCCCGCCGGCAAGGCCGTGAAGGTCGAGACCCTCGAGAGCGGAGACGCCGACCACAAAACCATCGAGGTGCGGGTCCACCAGGTCGAGGAGAAGTCCTCGGCACCCTCCTTCTGGAGCCCGGCCATCGACACCCGGCTGACCTTCGTGCTGGCCGACGACAACCTCCTGGCCGGCCCGGGCGAGACCGACGAGCCCAGCCCCGGCCCCCAGCTCTACGCTGACGGCGCCAACAACCTCTTCTTCGAGAGCTACGACACCAAGGACTCGGGCTTCGACAACCTGACCCACCTGGTGCTCTACAAGGAGTCCCCCACCTTCTTCGAGGGGCTCACCGGCGCCGCGGCCCTGGTGCTCCGCCTGGACGTGGATCCCAAGGACAGCCGCGGCAGCACCTTCCGCATCCGTGACTCCTCCTCCTACGTGCAGCTGCGCCACCGCCCGGAGAGCTGGGGCGAGAAGGAGTCGATCTCCTTCACCGGCTTCCCGGTCTCCTCGGACCGCTTCCTCCTGGGCTACTCCTACCGCCTGACCTGGGGTGGTAGCGGCATCTTCATCCAGAGCACCAAGGTTCCGGGCGCCCGGCTGCAGGTCACCCGGGACCGCTGGTACGCCTGGGTGGGCGCGAAGACCGCCGTCCTCGACGAGACCGTCGAGGGGAACACCGAGCAGAACACCGAGAAGGTCGCCAACTACGGTGGCCTGGCCGGCTTCGGCGTCGATCTCACCGACGAGCTGCGCGTCGAGGGTGGCGGCGGCTACTTCACCCGCGGCACCTTCGCCCGCGAGTCGGTCCGGGGCGAGAAGCTCTGGGCAACGGGCGTGAGCGGTCAGGTGGCCTGGCACGTCGGGCGTGACGTCGGCACCTCCATCGACCTCAAGCTCTACCAGAACGACCCGATGAATCATCAGAGCTTCTTCCGTCAGGTGAAGTACGACGACGGGATGGACTGGGTGATCAAGGCCGAGCTCTCGTACCTGGTGCAGAACCTCGAGGACATCGAGAACTACGGCTCCACCGTGGCCCAGAAGGCCATCGCCGGTGACATCAACTACGCGATGCGGATCAAGAAGCACCGCGTCTTCGCCGACCTGGTCTACCGCGACCTCTCCCACGTCCTCTTCAACGTCCCCTCCCTGGTGCCCTTCGTCTCCTACGCCGACGCGATGGAGGTCCACCCCGAGTGGTTCTTCGCCGCGGCCTGGGACTACCACTTCCCGAAGGCTCACTTCACGCCCGGCCTGCGCTTCGGCGTGCAGAGCCCCGCCTACGCGATGGTCGAGGCCGTCTCCGCCGGCACGAACCCGCCGGACAGCCTGACCGGCAACCGGGCGGTGGTCATCCGCCGGGCGGGCGAGTTCAACGTCCTGCCCGAGGGTGAGCAGGCCGTGCCGGTCTTCGCCTTCCAGGGCACCATGAAGCTCGACATCTCCGAGTCCCTCGCGGCCCTCGGCGAGCTCTCCTTCGAGGTCGACAACAACCGCGCCACCTTCCGCGAGAGCGCGGCCGGCGAGACCATCGCCGTCTTCGTCGACCCCTACGTCCTCTCCTTCAACCTGGTCCTCCAGGCCCGGTTCTAGAAGCACGTAGAACGAACTCCAGAACGCCCGCGCCCCCTCCGGCGCGGGCGTTCTCTTTTCCGTCCCCCAATAGGTGCCCCCAATAGGTGCCCCCAATAGGTGCCACCCGATTATCAGACCGAATCAACGGTCCCCCACCGGGACATTGTTCCGAGAATCGGTCCGCCCATCCGACTACCCGAGCGCGCGATCCGCGCCTCGCCTCATCAAATTGGCAATGATCTGGCGGATTTTGTACCGCCTCAACGAGTCGAGCGTCCTTGGTGCATGGCTTGCTAGGCATCGCCGCTGTGCCTCGCCCCCTTCACTTCTGCCACCCATGGCAACCAGTCGAACTGGTTGCCCGCACCGTCCAGGGGCGCCACCTCCTGAGACCCTCACGGCGCCTCAACGCCCTCATCGTCGGAGTCCTGGCGAAGGCTCGGAAGATGTTCGACGTGCGCATCTACGCGCCCGTCTTCCTCTCCAACCATTTTCACATCCTTGCCGCCGCCTGCACGCAAGCCGAACTTTCGCGGTTCAAGTGCTTCATCATGAGCAACATCGCCCGCGAAGCAGGGCGACTGCATGGGTGGACGGGCCCCTTCTGGGACCGGCGGTGTCGCACGATCTCCATCACTGATGATGCAGCCCTGCTCGACCGGCTGCGGTACATCCTCGAGCATGGTTGCAAGGAGGGCCTCGTGCATCATCCCTCCCAGTGGGAAGGGGTGCAGGCCGTCTCGGCGCTGGTCGAGGGCCTACCCCTCGAGGGCTTCTGGGTGAACAGAACGGCGATGTACGAGGCAGCCAAGCGCGTGAGTGCCCACATCCGCGAGGAGGACTTCACGACTCACTTGCAGCTCGAGCTCGATGTCCTGCTTTGCGACTGAATCGGGCCGAGATGTCGCCGCTCTCTTCCTGGACGGAAAACAAAGGGTCTGCGGACCAAAAACAGTCCGCAAACCCTTGAAAATTGGTGGCGGTGGGTAGACTCGAACTACCGACACGGGGCTTATGAGGCCTGGCAGGCCGCTCTCAAGATATTGTATTTGCTTGCGTTTGCGCCGCATGACGAAGCGGGTGTGCCATATATGTGCCATGTGACCGCACTTTCGTCGGGTATCTCCCCGCAAGAAGTAGAGGGTATCGCATCAGGATTCGCCGGTTGCCTGGCACGCATCCAGCGGGTCACTAGCTCAAGCCCTGGACCCACGGCAGTATCTACTGAAGGTCAGGCTGCGTCCTCTCTCCAGAATGCTCTGATATGGGCGTTGAAAGGTATGATGGACTCATGTCTCTGCCTGCCCTCAAGGTGCCCTTGGGTATTGCGCCGGATGGGCGGGTCTGCAAGCCGACGGAAGCAAGCAGGGGGAGATATAAGCAGAAGTCGTGGATCGAGGAGTTGAAGAAGGCGGCGTATCCTTC harbors:
- a CDS encoding NUDIX hydrolase, with the translated sequence MPTDPRPEAPRPVALEVVQDRTAEARCDEGFLRVKRLICRSRREDGSRSEPFPVDLVDREHLDAVGVLVWRRGAAGPELLLRDCLRPGAFFRKDREPPVPEGEAGLFVQEIVAGILEAEDRGLEGVRRRAAIEVLEEAGFRVAPEEIVHLGAPFYLVPGTLSEKVHLTAVEVTGRPRELPEGDGSPMEEGGRITWIPLAEVQARSQRGELQDAKTELGAHRLLLHLAGEDR
- a CDS encoding bifunctional UDP-sugar hydrolase/5'-nucleotidase; translation: MNRTMLWAAVLALTGTGCLIKQEQPALEDQDVALTILHTSDIHSRLLPYDLQPLTTDRNLGLAEQAPPYGGIGRLSALLKRERAKSYRAIHLDSGDCFQGAPIFNENLGEVEIRWLSQVHADGVVIGNHEFDAGAWNLYYQAAAHATYPLLAANYDFRDPQKEGVVPLGEVSQPYTIINARGLKVAVIGMANISSLNSIVAEGNSTGAMPLEQNEALRGWVDFLLPQVDVITVTSHLGLHEDVELVTGYERTFAHEEARLFVQREDQPWHLVEDLGDGTGTYFIPGVRGLDVIMGGHLHVVLSPPQVIVDLDGREVVLAHSGAFAKYLGRLDLVLRTDPDHPERGHEVAAHTYKAFPLDGIWCLEDRPAYNPLDPGPYLEMIENFAPQCARREDAQTNRMLAPYILGLNNSLDLPAIFAYAPRVIQRRNSSSGGDAPLGNLTADAMRRRKRVDAEIAITNTLGIRDAIYAGPVNVETMFNVFPFENTITVMYLSGTEVQELLDYVGSRSAGRGCQSQAQIAGVRFVMDCGQVLANEHEYECQQPSDCPNFDPTDTDGIPWQCVDNRCWAHSAKDIMINGQPLQESYSYKMATNNYIAQGGSGFRMLKRNTTQFDTGISLRDGLVEKMRNFCTCNELLAAVAASPDGTVERCNGQVVDLVAIRTCEAIRDAPEAASAGKCSCGEVQEALNAGVRDNQNCGHITDSMKAFCEAPLSVPVLVGVEDGRIERRVIDRSLQ